GCGCTGGTCTGAAGAGAGCAGGGCGCGGGCGCGCTCGGCATGGGGACCCGGCGCGATCCAGACCTTCTCCGCGCCGTTCTTGATCGCAGTGAGGATCTGGCGGGTCAGCAGTTCCACGCCCGCCACGCGCACAAAGGGCGCGGGCGTACCGCCAACCTGTGGGTCGTGCTCGGGGCTGGAAAGAAAAAAAACGGCTCGGATCGACATCTTAAAAACAGTGCAACGAGCGTCGCGCTCCCGCAAAGATGTCGCGACGGGTGAATCAGAATGTTTGGAGCAGGTCTACTGAACGAGTCCCGAGAGCTCATCCCGGACGTATTCCAGGTCCTCGGGGAAATCGATCTCGGCCCAGCGCAGGCCTTCGACGTTCACCGTGCCGATTTCGTATCCGTCCACGGCGATCCGCTCGATTGCCTTGGTGTACCAGTCCGTGCAGGCGTTCTGTCCGCGGACCATGTCTTCGAGCTCGTGCAGCAGGCGCTCGGCGCCGGCCCTGGTGAACTTCATGATTCCGATGGACTCGCCGTGGGCGTTGTCGGTCGCGATGGTCTTGTTGATGCGCTGGATGCGATCGCCATCGAGCTGGATCTTCATGTCGTCTTCATCGTAGCTGTCCTTGCGATCGATGCAGACGTGGATGTTGTAGTGATTTTCCGAACGAACGCGGGTGAGGATCTGGTGATCGAACACATCGTCGCCGTTGATCAGGATGAATCCGTCATCCATGAAGTGGCGCGCGCTCCAGAGGCTGATGAGATTGTTGGCCTCACGCCAGAAGGGATTGAAGACGGTCTTGATGTCGAGGCGGCCAAGGCCGTTGCTGCGCCATCCGTTGAGGCGCTCTTCGACGGCTTCCCACTTGAATCCGGTGACGACGACGACTTCCTTGATGCCCGCTGCCAGACAGTTCTTGAGCTGGTGCTCAAGAATGGTGCGCCCGCCGATCTCGACGAGGCACTTGGGGCTGTTATCTGTATGAGGACGAAGTCGCGTGCCTTGCCCGGCTGCCAAAATGATTGCTCGCACGCTGAAGATCTCCCTGACTCGCGCTGTTCCAGTTGTTCCCGGGGCGACCCGATCCAAAAAATAAATCAGGCCCGCATCGCCCGCCCTGTGTAACG
This Chrysiogenia bacterium DNA region includes the following protein-coding sequences:
- a CDS encoding phosphocholine cytidylyltransferase family protein, with protein sequence MRAIILAAGQGTRLRPHTDNSPKCLVEIGGRTILEHQLKNCLAAGIKEVVVVTGFKWEAVEERLNGWRSNGLGRLDIKTVFNPFWREANNLISLWSARHFMDDGFILINGDDVFDHQILTRVRSENHYNIHVCIDRKDSYDEDDMKIQLDGDRIQRINKTIATDNAHGESIGIMKFTRAGAERLLHELEDMVRGQNACTDWYTKAIERIAVDGYEIGTVNVEGLRWAEIDFPEDLEYVRDELSGLVQ